CGCACCGTGTTCGTGTTCGCCCACGATTTCACCGTCCTCGGCGGATCGATCGGCGAGGCGGTCGCCGACAGGATCTGTGCGGTGATGGACGAGGCGATCGAGACGGGCGCGCCGATCGTCGGCCTCAACGATTCGGCGGGCGCGCGGATTCAGGAGGGAATCGACTCGCTCGCTGGCTTCGCACGGATCTTCCAACGGAACGTCCAGGCGAGCGGACGGGTACCACAGATATCGGCGATCATGGGGCCGTGTGCGGGCGGCGCGACCTACTCGCCCGCGCTGACGGATTTCACGGTGATGGTCGAGGACACGTCTCACATGATGATCACCGGGCCGGACGTGATCGAGACCGTCACCGGCGAGGAGATCTCGATGGCGGAACTCGGCGGGGCGAACACCCACGCGACCGAGAGCGGGGTCGCACACCTGACCTGTGCGTCGGAGAAGGACGCGCTCGACGACGTCCGACGACTGCTCGCCTATCTCCCAGCGAACAATGTCGGGGATCCACCACGCGTCGACTCGTGGGACGATCCCGAACGCCGATGCGAGGTCGGCGCGGTCGTCCCCGACGAGCCGCGGAAACCCTACGACGTGACGGATGTCGTTTCGAGGATCGTCGACGCAGACTCCTTTTTCGAGGTTCACGGCGAGTTCGCGCGCTCGCTCGTGACCGGGTTCGCACGCCTCGACGGCCGGCCGGTCGGTGTGGTCGCGAACCAACCGCGGGTCAACGCCGGCACGCTCGACATCGAGACGAGTCAGAAGGGCGCGCGGTTCGTTCGGTGCTGTGATTCGTTCAACGTTCCCGTCCTGACGTTGGTGGACGTGCCCGGGTTCATGCCCGGCACCGACCAGGAGCACAACGGGATCATCCGTCACGGCGCGAAACTGATCTACGCCTACGCCGAGGCGACCGTTCCCCTCCTTACTGTTATCCTCCGGAAGGCCTACGGCGGCGCGTACATCGTGATGAGCTCGAAGTTGCTGGGGGCGGACGTGAACTACGCGTGGCCAGGCGCGGAGACCGCCGTGCTCGGGCCGCGCGGCGCGGTCGACATCCTCTACGGCGACGAGATCGAGGCAGCCGACGATCCCGAAGCGACTCGCGAGGCGCTGATGGACGAGTACCGCGAGAAGTTCGCGAACCCCTACTCGGCGGCCGGACGCGGGTACGTCGACGGCGTGATCGAACCCGGTGAGACCCGCGAGCGCCTCGTGAGTGATCTCGACGTGCTCGCCCGCAATCGCGTCGACAGTTCCCCGAAAAAGCACGGTAACATCCAGCTCTGACCGTGCGTCGAAACACCCATACCGACGCCGGTGGAGTCACAGCGTGAACAATGAACACGAACGTCGCGATCGTCGGGGCGTCGATGACCCAGTTCGGCCAGCGCGACGCGTGGGTGCGTGAGCTGCTCGCCGAGGCGGGCGCGGCGTGTCTCGACGATGCGGGCGTCGGCCCCGAAACCGTCGAACATCTCTACGTCTCGAACATGGCGAGCGGCGAGTTCGAGGGGATGACGGGCGTCCCGAACGCGCTCGCTCACGATCTCGACTGCCTGCCGGCGTACACCCAGCGAGTCGATCAGACCTCTTCGTCGGGTGGGGCCGGGATGTACGCCGCGTGGCAGTCGATCGCCTCGGGCGCGAGCGAGATGACCTTGCTGGTGGGCGGCGAGAAGATGACCCACCGCTCGACGAGCGAGGCCACCGACGTCATCGCGTCGCTCACCCATCCTGTGGAGTACAAACACGGTGTCACGCTCCCGAGCTTTGCGGGCCTCACGGCACGCCTGTACCTCGATCAGTACGACGCACCGCGCGAGAGCCTCGGGAAGGTCGCGGTCAAGAACCACAAAAACGGCGTCGACAACCCCCACGCCCAGTTTCGAAAGGAGGTCGATCTCGACACCGTCCTGGAGAGCCCGATCGTCGCCGATCCCCTCCGACTGTACGATTTCTGTCCCATCACCGACGGGAGCGCGGCGCTCCTGTTCTGTCCGGAGTCCGTGGCGAAGGAGTACACCGACGAGTACGTCGTGATCGCGGGCGTCGGCGGCGCGACCGATACCCACGTGGTCCACGAGCGCAGTGATCCTACCACCATGGGCGGCGTGGTCGAATCCGGTCGCGAAGCCTACGAAATGAGCGGGTACGACCCCGACGACATCGACGTTGCCGAACTCCACGACATGTTCACGATCCTCGAGTTCCTCCAGATGGAGGGGCTCGGCTTCGCCGAGCCTGGCGAAGCGTGGCGCGCGACCGAGGATGGCCGGACCGAGCGCGACGGCGACCTCCCGATCAACACTTCGGGAGGGTTGAAGTCGAAGGGCCATCCCCTCGGCGCGAGCGGCGTCGCACAGGGCTACGAGATCTACAAACAGCTGCTCGGCGAGGCCGGCCCGCGTCAGGTCGACGCCGATGTCGGACTCGCGTGCAACGTCGGCGGGTTCGGCAACTGCGTCATCACCACGATCATGGAGGCGAGCGCATGAGCCACGAAAACGACGGCGCGCCCGACCGCGACGCCGACGCGGGCGAGACGCCCCCGATGGAAGCGACTCGGTACGCCGACGGTTCGATCACGTACCCCGGCCACACGATCGGGCCCGGCGGGGCGGAGCCGGTCGAAACCGTGGATCTGAGCGAGCATACCGCGACGGTGGTGACGTGGACGACGAGCACCGCGCCGCCGCCCGGCGTGGACGCACCCAACCATCTTGCGATCGTCGCATTCGACATCGATGGCGAGACGGTCCGAGCGCTCGGCCAGGTCACGACCGACGAGATCGCAATCGGCGACGACGTCACGCCGGTGTACGCTGCGGAACTCCGCAACCCCGAAGCCGGAATCCGCGAGCCCGAGAGTCAGGACTGGGACGGGTATCGGTTCGAACCGGTCTAATTTGCGGGGCCGGCTGTCAGAGCGAGTGTTCGAGCCAGGACGACCGCCCGTCGCTACGAGTCTTCCTCGTCGTCGTCGCCGTCGACCTCGTCGCGGATCGAGTCGAGTTCGGAATCGACATCGATAGTGACGCTCTCGCCGGCAGGGTCGTCGGTCGCGCCCGACTCCGCGTCCTCAGGCTCGCCGTCAGCGGAGCCGCGCGGCCGCGTCGTGTCCGCTCGGGAGCCGTCCTCGTTTCCGGCCTCGTCGAGGCGATCGTCGATCTCGCGCCGAAGTTCGCGGGCGTCGTCGAGCAGGGTTCTGGCCTCGGGGTTTTCGGGACGGCCGTCGAGCGCGTCCTGAAGGTCCACGAGCACGTCGTCGAGCCGATCGAGACCGTCGCGGCCGAGCCGTTCCGTCCGCGATCGCATTTCGCGCCCGCGCTCTCTGGCTTCCTCTCCGGTGCGAGCCAGCCGGATGACGCCCTGGAGTGCTTCGAGCAGCCGGATGTTGGCTTCGAGCACCGCGATCGCGGTGGGGATGGTGTACTCGTCGGTGAACCGGACGAGCTCGCCGGCTGTCGGCGGCCGCGGCAGCCCGAGCGGCCCCCGTGGCGGACCGCGCTCGCCCTCCAGCTCGTCGCGGAGATCGTCCAGCGTGGTCGAGAGATCGCCGGCCAACCGCCCGAGATCCTGGTCAGTCCCTCGGTCGCGGTCGCGCCGTCGATCGTCGCTGGATCGCCGATCGCCGTCCGGTCGGTCACTCATACCGATTCGTTGGCGGCGCGCGGTGAAAAGCACGGGTGCTCGCGGTCGGTCGCTGCTCGTTCGTGGATGGAGCTAGGGCGACCAAAACCCTTTTAGAATTAGGCCCGCCTAAGCATTCGTATGGCAGTCCCCGCCCACGAACAGGACGCCGACGCCGATTCCACTTCCGACGGCCGTGCCGAACCCGACTCCTCCGCACCGGAAACGGCCGTTTCGATGCACTCGACACGACCCGAACGCACCGTGTTCGTCGAAAAAGACAACACCGACGGCTGGATCGCGACCGATCTGACCGTCGAGTTGTGGCAGTAAACACGCGAGTCGATTCGGCTCGTTTCGACTATCGTCGTCGGAATCACTCTTCTTCTGCGATCTATCGGCCCTTCTTGCGGCCTATCGTCGATGCTTTCGTGACCGCACTGATGCCGGTACATCTGAGAACCGTCCAGCACCGCAGCTGCCCACGAGCCTCCCCAGTCGACTCACTCCGCTCGCGTCGCTCACTCCGTTCATCCACCGTCAGAGCTTCGCTCTGACGGGCCTGCGTTCGCTTCGCTCACGCAGACCTCGCACGCCGATCCGTGCTTGGTGTTCGCGTTAGAGGCGCTCCCGCTGGTCGCGCCTCGTTGCTCACACACACGAGCGCGCGCCGACGCACGTCACCAAAGAAAAATCGGGTCGTCGATATCGCCGTGTCTCAGTGGGTCGCCTCGTCGAGCACGAGGGTGTCGTCTTCGAGGTAGTGTTCGAGATGGTGGGCGTACTCCTCGTAGTCGGCGATCGCACCGCGGACCACTTCCTCGGAGGTGTAGTCGCCGAGGTTGTTCGTGAGTTCGATGTGGTCACGCATCCGCTCGATGATGTCGGCGAACATCTCCATGTCGCTGCGGAGCGACGTCCGGACGTCGTAGACGTCCTCGCCCTCGAACTCGACGTAGCTGTGTTCGGCGTGGGCTTCGGGCCCGGCGATCGGGACGCCTCCGAGCGCCTGGGCGCGCTCGGCGATCACATCGGAGTGGTGCTCGACGGCCTCGTAGGCCTCTTCGAGGAACCGATGGACTTCGAGGAACTCTGCGCCTTCGACGTTCCAGTGGTGTTTCTTGAGCTGGTGGTACAGCACGTACGACGACGCGAGGTCGGCGTTCAGCGCGTCGACGATCTGCTCGGCCCGGTCGCCTTCGATCCGGAGTGCCGGCGATTCCTCGACGGTCCCGAACTCCTGCTGGAGTTGCGAATCGGATTTCTGTGCGCTCATTACACTCCCAGCTACACCCTCCTCCCACTTAGGTATTGCTATCGAGAAAAATACTTTCGGTTAGCCAAAACAGAGTTTGTCTTTGCCGCAGTCGATTTTGTTATGCCACGGCAGGCGATCGTCGATGGCCGAGTGGATCATCGACGAACACCACCGCGGCGTTCGTTCCGGGTGGTGGGGGTGGCAACCTTTATCACGATCTGGCCCGTTCGTTCAATCGTACAGCGAGTACCAAACAGGCCCCCTATACCACGACAATGAGCACGTCCCCGCACGAGACCCCCTCCGAGTCGTCCAGTGACGCGCCCGCTCCGATAGAGCGCATCGCCGCCTTCGAGCGCGACGACGGCGCGATCGTCATCTACGACGAGCGCGAGCCAACGGCGTGGATCCAGTCGAGCGGCGCTGTCGACGTCGACGAAGCGCGCTGACCCCGCAGTCTTTTCTCACGAGCGGTGTGAGCGATCGGTATGCATCCCCGAGCACGTGCGTTCGCCGACCGCGCCGCCGCAGAACACGACCTCGACGTCGACGTTCACGAGTTCCCGGAAGGAACCAAGACGGCGGCCGACGCCGCCGACGCGATCGGGTGTGACGTCGCCCAGATCGCGAGTTCGCTCGCCTTTCATGCGCCCGACCTCGTCGTCGTGGTCACGAGCGGAGCCAACCGGGTGAGCGAGGCGCGCCTCGCCCGGATTCGAGACGTTGCCGAGAGCGAGGTCGAAATGGCCGACGCCGACGACGTACGCGAGACGCTCGGCTGGTCGATCGGCGGCGTCCCACCCTTTTGCCACGAGTCGGACGTGCCGGTGTATCTCGATGAGACCCTCACCGGGTTCGAGACGGTCTGGGCCGCCGCCGGCACCCCCGAAGCGGTGTTCCCAGTCGCACCGGACCGGCTCGAAGCGCTCGCGAGCGCGCGATCGGTCGACGTGGCCGAATGAGGCACAATCCCGATACCCTTCCGCGCCGAACCCGTGGTGTGAGCGACCAGCGCTATCTCCCCGACGACGAGTACACCCGCGAGTTCGAAGCTCGCGTGACGAGCATCGACGAAGCGGACCACACCGTGGTTCTCGACGGCACGTACTTCTACAAGGAGGGTGGCGGCCAGCCCGCCGATCACGGGAGTCTCTCGTGGGATGACGGCTCGGCGCGCGTGGTCGACGTCCGCCAGGATCACGGCGAAATCCGCCACACCCTGGAGGGTGATCTGCCCGAATCCGGAACCACGGCTCACGGCGAACTCGACTGGGAGCGCCGCTACGCCCACATGCGCTACCACACCGCCCAACACGTCGTCTCGAAGGTCGTCCTCGACGAGTTCGACGCGAGTACGGCGGGCAATCAGATTCACGCCGATCGCGCCCGGATCGACTTCGAGCCCGCACAGTTCGACGCAGAGGACCTCCGGACGATCGAGCGACTCTCGAACGACCTGATCGAGCGCGATCTCCCGGTCGAAAAATCCCGTCGCTCGCGCGACGCTCTCGAAGCCGAAACTCCCGATGGCCGGACCAATCTCGATCTCATCCCCGAGCACGTCGACCCGCTCCGGGCGGTCGCGATCGGTGATGTCGATGTCTGTCCGTGCGGCGGCACCCACGTCGACAGCCTCGGCGAGCTCGGCCGAATCGAGATCGTTGAACGAACCTCGAAGGGAGCGGATGTCGACCGGATCGAGTTCGTTCTCCACGATCCCGACTGACACCGCCGGCGTCGACTGCCGCGGACGACGCTCCCTCGCCATCGGGCCACAACGTTCGCCGGAAACGGCTCGCCGTGACCCTCTCTTCGACCGTCGGCCACACAAAGCTTATTACAATACCTCGAAAAACGTTCAGATGGAGCCCGACTGGCTCCGCATCGACGGGGACGACTCCGCTGCCTGGCATCATACCCTCCCCCTCCCCTTTCGTCCCCGTTTTTCCGCCACACAGCGCCGCTGACCGTCGGCTACGCCCGAATTTCGGACGAGCGGAGCTGCAACGCGACTCCCCACACCCAGATCGCGAACAGCACTGCGCCGATCGCTTCGGGGATCGCGAGCCCCGATCCAGGACGGACACCGGTGCTCCACGCGGCCCACGAGCCGATGTGGACGAGCGCGAGCCCGAGGGCGGCGAGACCCCACGTCCGCGCGCCCGCTCGAAGCGCCCCGATCCCGTCGACCAGCATCGTCAGGGTCGCCCCGAGATAGAAACTGAGCGCGACCGGGAAGTGAAGCGGGTGTCCCGACCGGAAAACCCCAACAAGCGCCATCGAGACGGCCGTGAGACCGAACACCGCTCCCAGAGTCGATCGACCATCGGCTGCGAGCACCCACGCGAGCGGGAGCGCGAGCACGCCGCCGGCGACGAGACCGCCGTTGAACGCGAGCGCGCTCGCGGGCGTCACGCCGAGGTCCGAGAGTGCACTTCCTGCCCACGAGAACGTCGGTGAGAGGGCGGTTCCGAGAAAGATCGATCCGAGCGCGACGACCGGAGCGAGCGCACCCGAGACCACGACGAGACGCCGATCGAGCGAACCGTTCACGCGCAGATCTCCCGACGCGGCGGACGAAACAGTTGTGGTACGCCGTCGTCGTTCTCGCGGTCCGTCCGCTCAGTCCATCTCGCGATCGAGCACTGCCCGACGTTCGGCGACCGTCTCGGCCGACATCGAGAGTTCGGTGTCGCCGACGCTCGCTTCGAGTCGGCCGGTGTCGGTCGTCGACCCGAGTTCGTGGACCGGCGCGACGCCCGTGAACGCCTCGCGGACCGCCTCCGGGTCCCGGGTCTCGATCACTGCCCGGCCTGGCTGTTCGTGAAAGAGGTGCTCGGCCGGACTTGCTGGGCCCTCGATCTCGACAGCCGCACCCACAGCCGGCGTGACCATCTCCGCGAGCGTCACCGCCAACCCCCCGTGGCTCGCGTCGTGGACCGCGGTCGTCGCCTCGTGAGTCGCCACCGTCGCGAGCGCTTCGACGAGCGCGGCCGGATTCGCCGGCAGCGAGGCGAATCGGTCGGAGCCCTCCGGAGCGAGATACGCCGATCCGCCGAGTCCTGCCTGTTCGCCGTCGAGAACGCGATCGCCGACCACGAGGAGCGCCCCCTTGCCAGCGAGCGCGGTCGACGGCCCGGCGTCGGCGTGCGTCGGTCCCTCGTTGGCGTTCGTCGGTCCTTCGTCGGTGCTTGCGTCCTGGCCGTCGTCGTCCCATGCTCGCGTGCCGACCATCGCGAGCGTCGGTGTCGGCGGGATCGGGCCCGCCACCGAGTCGTTGTAGAGCGAGACGTTGCCGCCCACGACCGGCACCGAGAGGTCGCTGCACATCTCGGCGAGGCCGTCGACGATCGCCGAAAAGCCGCCGTAGACGTCGGGGTTCTCGGGGTTGCCGCCGTTGAGACAGTCGACGGCGGCGAGCGGCTTTGCCCCTGTGGCGGCGAGATTCGTGGCGTTTTCGAGCGCGATCGCGCACGCACCCTCGTAGGGGGCGGCGCTCGTCCAGCGCGGCTCCGCGCCCGCCGAGATCGCGAGGCCGACGCCGGCCTCGTGGAGGTCCATCACCGCCGCGTCGTCGCCCGGTCGGACGGCGGTCCGAAGCCCGACTTCGTGATCGTACTGGCGGTAGACCCACTCCTTACTCGCGGTGTTCGGATCGCTCAGAACCCGCTCGAACGCCGAATCGACCGGGCTGCCGGGGAGATCGCGCTCGGGTTGCGTGGGTGGTTCGGCGGGAAGGTCGTTCATCGGTGCGCCGTCGGCGAGGTAGGTCGCGGGGACGTCGACGACGGTCTCACTGTCGAACGAACAGGTGTAGTTCCCCCCGGAAATCTCACCGATGACCGAACATCCCAGATCGAACCGCTCGGCGATCTCCTGCACTCGATCGGTGTCCTCCGGTCGGACCTCGTAACACATCCGTTCCTGAGACTCGGCGAGCAGGATTTCGGTCGCGTTCATCCCCGGCTCGCGCCGGTGGACTGCTTCCAGATCGATCTCGGCCCCGAAACCCCCCTTGGCGATCAGTTCGGAGGATGCTCCGCCGAGTCCGGCGGCTCCAAGATCCCGCGCCGCCTGCACGAGGTCCTCGTCGATCAGCGCCTCGTTCGCCTCGATCAGGAGTTTTTCAGTATAGGGATCGCCGACCTGAACCGCCGGTCGATCCTCGGTTTCGGCGTCCTCCGCGAGGTCCTCACTCGCGAAACTCGCCCCGCCCAGTCCGTCGCGCCCCGTGGCGTTCCCGACGAGCACTAGCTTGTTCCCCGCGCGCTGTGCCTCGGCGGTAACGAGCCGATCCGCAGAGAGGAGGCCTGCACACGCCACGTTCACGAGGGGGTTGCCCTCGTAGTCGGGATGAAACGCGACGCTGCCGCCGACGGTCGGCACGCCGATCGCGTTGCCGTAGTCCGCGATCCCCTCCACGACGCCGTCGAACAGATAGCGGGAGTGTTCGGCGTCGAACGCACCGAAGTAGAGCGAGTCGGTCAGCGCGATCGGGTACGCCCCCATCGAGAGCGTGTCGCGGACGATCCCGCCGACGCCCGTCGCCGCGCCGTCGTACGGATCGACGTACGAGGGATGGTTGTGGCTCTCGATCCCGAGCGTGACGTAGAGGTTGTCGATGTCGTCGTTCCCATCCGCACCGTCGGTTCCATCGGGCGTCGGCACGGCCACCACGGCGGCGTCGTCGCCTGGGCCGATCACCACGTCCTCACTATCGCTGTCGAACGCCGACAGTAGTGGGCGCGAGGAGCGGTACGCACAGTGTTCACTCCAGAGATTCTCGAACAGTGCGGCCTCCGCCGGCGTCGGCTCGCGGCCGAGCTCCGCGACGATCCGCTCGCGGTCGGCCTCGGGAAGGGGCATATCCGTGCATTCGCGACATCGAGTAAAGCGCTTGTGATGGCCCGAGAGCACGGGACCGTCGCAGTGGGCTGAGTTACTGTCGGGCAAGACCGGTCGAACGACAGCACGAGTTCGGCGACGATGGCTGACTCGTCTACGACGATCATGACTCACATGAGAGGCCGCAGGCCACGCCCTCCCCAACCGATTCCTTCGCTCGCTCACTCCGTTCGCTCGGCTCAGTCATCCACCGTCAGAGCGACGCTCTGACGAGCCTGCACTCGCTGCTCACGGCTCGCTTCGTCTGCTCGCGGGCGAAGCCCGCTCGCATGGTCCGAGGGACCGAAGGTCCCTCGCTACTCGCCGTTCGCATTCGAGGTCGTCCGAGAGAGCGAAGCTCTCTCGTGATGACGAAAGACGCGAAGCGTCTTTCGAACCACGCTCACTCCGTTCGCGCCTCGCACCG
The Halococcus salifodinae DSM 8989 genome window above contains:
- a CDS encoding alanyl-tRNA editing protein; the protein is MSDQRYLPDDEYTREFEARVTSIDEADHTVVLDGTYFYKEGGGQPADHGSLSWDDGSARVVDVRQDHGEIRHTLEGDLPESGTTAHGELDWERRYAHMRYHTAQHVVSKVVLDEFDASTAGNQIHADRARIDFEPAQFDAEDLRTIERLSNDLIERDLPVEKSRRSRDALEAETPDGRTNLDLIPEHVDPLRAVAIGDVDVCPCGGTHVDSLGELGRIEIVERTSKGADVDRIEFVLHDPD
- a CDS encoding thiolase family protein; this encodes MNTNVAIVGASMTQFGQRDAWVRELLAEAGAACLDDAGVGPETVEHLYVSNMASGEFEGMTGVPNALAHDLDCLPAYTQRVDQTSSSGGAGMYAAWQSIASGASEMTLLVGGEKMTHRSTSEATDVIASLTHPVEYKHGVTLPSFAGLTARLYLDQYDAPRESLGKVAVKNHKNGVDNPHAQFRKEVDLDTVLESPIVADPLRLYDFCPITDGSAALLFCPESVAKEYTDEYVVIAGVGGATDTHVVHERSDPTTMGGVVESGREAYEMSGYDPDDIDVAELHDMFTILEFLQMEGLGFAEPGEAWRATEDGRTERDGDLPINTSGGLKSKGHPLGASGVAQGYEIYKQLLGEAGPRQVDADVGLACNVGGFGNCVITTIMEASA
- the purL gene encoding phosphoribosylformylglycinamidine synthase subunit PurL; this translates as MPLPEADRERIVAELGREPTPAEAALFENLWSEHCAYRSSRPLLSAFDSDSEDVVIGPGDDAAVVAVPTPDGTDGADGNDDIDNLYVTLGIESHNHPSYVDPYDGAATGVGGIVRDTLSMGAYPIALTDSLYFGAFDAEHSRYLFDGVVEGIADYGNAIGVPTVGGSVAFHPDYEGNPLVNVACAGLLSADRLVTAEAQRAGNKLVLVGNATGRDGLGGASFASEDLAEDAETEDRPAVQVGDPYTEKLLIEANEALIDEDLVQAARDLGAAGLGGASSELIAKGGFGAEIDLEAVHRREPGMNATEILLAESQERMCYEVRPEDTDRVQEIAERFDLGCSVIGEISGGNYTCSFDSETVVDVPATYLADGAPMNDLPAEPPTQPERDLPGSPVDSAFERVLSDPNTASKEWVYRQYDHEVGLRTAVRPGDDAAVMDLHEAGVGLAISAGAEPRWTSAAPYEGACAIALENATNLAATGAKPLAAVDCLNGGNPENPDVYGGFSAIVDGLAEMCSDLSVPVVGGNVSLYNDSVAGPIPPTPTLAMVGTRAWDDDGQDASTDEGPTNANEGPTHADAGPSTALAGKGALLVVGDRVLDGEQAGLGGSAYLAPEGSDRFASLPANPAALVEALATVATHEATTAVHDASHGGLAVTLAEMVTPAVGAAVEIEGPASPAEHLFHEQPGRAVIETRDPEAVREAFTGVAPVHELGSTTDTGRLEASVGDTELSMSAETVAERRAVLDREMD
- a CDS encoding DUF998 domain-containing protein, with the translated sequence MNGSLDRRLVVVSGALAPVVALGSIFLGTALSPTFSWAGSALSDLGVTPASALAFNGGLVAGGVLALPLAWVLAADGRSTLGAVFGLTAVSMALVGVFRSGHPLHFPVALSFYLGATLTMLVDGIGALRAGARTWGLAALGLALVHIGSWAAWSTGVRPGSGLAIPEAIGAVLFAIWVWGVALQLRSSEIRA
- a CDS encoding YbaK/EbsC family protein gives rise to the protein MHPRARAFADRAAAEHDLDVDVHEFPEGTKTAADAADAIGCDVAQIASSLAFHAPDLVVVVTSGANRVSEARLARIRDVAESEVEMADADDVRETLGWSIGGVPPFCHESDVPVYLDETLTGFETVWAAAGTPEAVFPVAPDRLEALASARSVDVAE
- the dpsA gene encoding DNA starvation/stationary phase protection protein DpsA translates to MSAQKSDSQLQQEFGTVEESPALRIEGDRAEQIVDALNADLASSYVLYHQLKKHHWNVEGAEFLEVHRFLEEAYEAVEHHSDVIAERAQALGGVPIAGPEAHAEHSYVEFEGEDVYDVRTSLRSDMEMFADIIERMRDHIELTNNLGDYTSEEVVRGAIADYEEYAHHLEHYLEDDTLVLDEATH
- a CDS encoding DUF7331 family protein gives rise to the protein MSTSPHETPSESSSDAPAPIERIAAFERDDGAIVIYDEREPTAWIQSSGAVDVDEAR
- a CDS encoding acyl-CoA carboxylase subunit beta, coding for MATEEPADTTDSADAATGGTDGFETETPIEELRRRRAAAEAGGGEERVAAQHAKGKLTARERIEYLLDDGTFRERGTFVEHRSTNFDMDERGVPGDGVVTGYGDVDGRTVFVFAHDFTVLGGSIGEAVADRICAVMDEAIETGAPIVGLNDSAGARIQEGIDSLAGFARIFQRNVQASGRVPQISAIMGPCAGGATYSPALTDFTVMVEDTSHMMITGPDVIETVTGEEISMAELGGANTHATESGVAHLTCASEKDALDDVRRLLAYLPANNVGDPPRVDSWDDPERRCEVGAVVPDEPRKPYDVTDVVSRIVDADSFFEVHGEFARSLVTGFARLDGRPVGVVANQPRVNAGTLDIETSQKGARFVRCCDSFNVPVLTLVDVPGFMPGTDQEHNGIIRHGAKLIYAYAEATVPLLTVILRKAYGGAYIVMSSKLLGADVNYAWPGAETAVLGPRGAVDILYGDEIEAADDPEATREALMDEYREKFANPYSAAGRGYVDGVIEPGETRERLVSDLDVLARNRVDSSPKKHGNIQL
- a CDS encoding DUF7547 family protein; translated protein: MSDRPDGDRRSSDDRRRDRDRGTDQDLGRLAGDLSTTLDDLRDELEGERGPPRGPLGLPRPPTAGELVRFTDEYTIPTAIAVLEANIRLLEALQGVIRLARTGEEARERGREMRSRTERLGRDGLDRLDDVLVDLQDALDGRPENPEARTLLDDARELRREIDDRLDEAGNEDGSRADTTRPRGSADGEPEDAESGATDDPAGESVTIDVDSELDSIRDEVDGDDDEEDS
- a CDS encoding OB-fold domain-containing protein; this translates as MSHENDGAPDRDADAGETPPMEATRYADGSITYPGHTIGPGGAEPVETVDLSEHTATVVTWTTSTAPPPGVDAPNHLAIVAFDIDGETVRALGQVTTDEIAIGDDVTPVYAAELRNPEAGIREPESQDWDGYRFEPV